The region GGTCGTCCCGGGTGTACGGGCTTTACCGCCGCTCCGGGTACAACGGGGCAGACGACGCCATGACTGCCCTGCTCGGAGCGGCCCGGACCCGCATCGACCTGATGCAGTCGCAGGTCAGCGGGACCCTGCGCTGCAGCCTGAGCCTGCTGGCTCCCGGCGGCTGTCCCTTTCCCGCTGAGCACCTGCCGGTGTGGCAGGCCATCATCGGTGCCGTGCGCGAGCGGGGTGTACAGGTCCGGTTGGTGGTGGACCACGACCCCGCCCTGCAACTGGAGACGCTGGCCTTCCTGGCTGGCGTTCAGGCCGCCCTCAGACCTCTGGGCCTTCAGCATCACGTGCAGGCGCGCTGGTCCGGGACCGACGGTGGACTGCATTCCAAGGCCGCCCTGATCGACGGGCAGATGCTGACCGTCGGCAGCCAGAACCTGCATTTTTCCTCCTTCGGTGACCGGGGCCTGAATGAATACACCCTGGCGACCAGTGACCCGGCTGCTCTGGAGGCCGGGCAGCGGACCTTCGAGTTCGAGTGGGGCCGGAGCCGTCCGCTAAGCCTTCCGTCGTGGCTGCGCCCCTGAGCGCACCACCGGCGCATGGCTGGTGAGATTCGTCCCGCTGCCCGGGGCAAGGCCGTGCTGAAATAGACGGGTGACGCCTCAAAAGTCTCCATCAGCTCCACAACCGGCGTCCGGACCGGACAGTCCCTTCGATCCGGCTCTGGCAGACGCTGGCCGGATCCCGACACTGGTGGTGTTGTGGGGCTTGTTTACCCTGTCAAGCACCCCCTTCCTGGGTCGGCTGTTGCAGGGTGAGACCACTCTTTTTGCTCAGAATGTCCTGTACACCTGCGCCACTGCGGTATTACTGGTCCTGGTCTGGCGCGGCAGCGTGTGGGCCTGGCGCCTGACCGTGTCGTTCAGCATTTTTACCGGCCTGGTGGTGTTCGTGGTCGGCATGCTGGCTGGTGCAAACTCCTGGATGGGCTGGCTGGTGAGTGCAGCCGGAATCGGATTTCTGCTGCTGGCCTGCTGTCTGGTCGCCATTCCCAGCATCCGGTCATTCCTCGACAGCCGCTGGGCTGCGCGCCGCAGGAGCACCCCAGCCCGGAGCCGCCCGTGACCGGGGGGCCTGAGACTGGTGGGCGCCGGTTCATGGTGCAGGGTACCAACAATGCCTTCGCCTGTGGACACTGCGGCGCTGAGGTTCAGCCGCTTCAGAACGGCAGTGTCCGCAACCATTGCCCCGAGTGCCTTCATAGCAAACATGTCGATATCAATCCGGGAGACCGGGCCAGCACCTGCCACGGGCTGATGCAGCCGGTCGCTGTGGAGCAGAGTGGCAAGAAAGGCTGGTTGATCGTGCACCAGTGCGTCAGATGCGGATTTACCGGGCGCAACAAGGCGGCGCTCGATGATCCGCAGCAGCCTGACAGCTGGGACGCCATGATCCGGCTCAGCGCCCGTCCGCCGATTTAGGCCGGCGCCCGACACCTCTGCCGTGACAGTCAAGGTGCCTGGCCGCCGGAATGTGGATTGCTACACTCCTGGGCATGGTTCTTTGGCTGGTGGTGGTTTTCATTCTGCTCAGTGCGACCCTGATACTCGCGCTGTCGTTCGGTCCATTGAAGACGGCAGAGAATATCCGGGTCATCCGGATGTTCGCAGCTGTTCAGTACCTTGCGGCGCTGCTGCTGGCACTGGCGCGCCTGATGGGTCGTGCATGAACGGGCCGCAATTGATTGACCTGCACTTTCAGGAGACCCCGGGCGTCATTGCGGCCCATGTCCTGGATACCGGTGATGGCCTGGCTCTTGTCGATCCGGGCCCTGGCAGCACGCTGGACGCTCTCGAAGCTGGTCTGAATACCCTGGGGGCTGAGCTCAGCGATGTCCGGCACGTTCTGTTGACGCATATTCACTTTGATCATGCGGGGGCGGCGGGTACCGTGCTGGCCCGCGTGCCCCGGGCCAGGGTCTACGTTCACGGACGCGGAGCAGGTCATCTTGTGAGCCCGGAACGGCTGGTCGCCAGCGCCACCCAGATTTACGGCGACCAGATGGACCGCCTGTGGGGCGTGATGCAGCCGGTTGATCAGGACCGCCTGACTCCCCTGGAGGACGGGCAGACATTGCGTCTGGGGCGGGCCGAGGCCCGGGTGCTGTACACCCCGGGGCACGCCGTGCATCACGTGGCCTATCACATCGGAGACGACCTGTTTGTCGGAGACGTAGGCGGTGTCCGGCTGGACCCCCGGCAGACGCCGCGTGCGCCTACCCCTCCGCCAGATATTCAGCTTGATGACTGGAAACAGAGCATTTCGACCTTGCGCGTCCTCGACGCCCGTACGCTGCAGCTGACCCATTTCGGTGCCCATCCTCAGGAGGCTGCCCACTGGGACGGACTGCTTAACAACATGGAGCTCGACGCCAGCCGGATACGGGAGGGAATGGAGCGGGGCCAGTCGTTCGAGGCCATCTCCGAGGAATACACCGAGGTCCTGATGGCCGAGCTGGCGGCCGAGGGTATTCACCTGCCCGCCCGCTATGAATTTGCCTGCCCGCCCTGGATGAGTGTGCAGGGCCTGATGCGTTACTGGCAGCGGCAGTCCGTCCGCAGCGGAAGGGGAGACGCCTGATGCGCGTTCTGGTGATCGGCGGCGGCGGCCGTGAGCACGCCATCGTGGCGGCGTGTACCCGCCATGGTCATGAAGTGCTGTGTACTCCGGCAAATCCCGGCATTGCCAGACAGGCGCGTGTGCTACACAGCCCGCAGGACGCTGCTTCCCTGGCCCGATTGGCGCAGCAGGAAGCCGTGGACCTGGTGATCGTCGGTCCCGAGGCCTACCTTGCTGCTGGAGTGGTGGATGCCTGCACAGCGCTGGGCATTCCGGCCTTCGGCCCTACCCAGGCGGCCAGCCGGCTCGAAGGAGACAAGGCCTGGAGCAAGGCCTTCATGGCCAGGCATGGGATTCCTACTGCTCAGCACCTGACTTTTGACAACCTTGAAGACGCGCTGGCGCACGTGCGTGGCCTGCGGACACCAATTGTGGTTAAAGATGCTGGTCTCAAGGCAGGCAAGGGCGTGACTATTGCGCACAGCCACGAAGAGGCTGGAGCCGCCCTGAGAGACATCTTCAGCGAGGCGGGGGCCAAGGCCGTCATCGAAGACTTCATGACCGGGCAGGAAGTCACGATCCTGGCCCTGACCGACGGAGTGCGCTATGCCCTGACGCCTCCCAGTCAGGACCACAAGACCATTTACGAGGGCGATACCGGCCCGATGACCGGTGGCATGGGTGTGATCTGCCCATTCCCGGTGCCTGACGACGCCCTCTCGCTGATCCGCGAGACGATTATCATTCCGACGCTCCGGGGCATGGAAGCAGAAGGTGTGCCGTTCCGTGGTGTGCTCTACGCCGGACTGATGCTTACTCCCCAGGGCCCCAAGGTGGTGGAGTTTAACGCCCGGTTCGGTGATCCCGAGGCTGAGGCCGTATTGCCGCTGCTGGCAAGTGATCTCGCGCAGCATGCCCTGGAGGCAGCGCAGGGCCGGCTGGACCCTGATGCCGTGCAGTTCCAGCGTGGGGCCAGCGCCGTGGTGATTCTGGCGGCTCCGGGGTATCCCGCCGAGCCTGTGCGTGACATCCCTATTACCCTGCCGCCCGAGCCATCCGGGACAGCCATCTTTCACGCAGGAACCCGTCAGGACGGTGAGGTACTGCGGAGCAATGGGGGCCGCGTTCTGGCAGTAACTGCGACCGCCACTACTCTTCAGGAAGCCCTGAGCGGGGCCTATTCGCTGGCCGACCAGATCGATTTCCCTGGCGCGCAGATGCGCCGGGATATTGGTCACCGGATCGGGTTGGCTCCTGGAGCTGAGGTTTGACCGCGGGCCGTCCCCGCGCTACCATTCTCCACGGCAAGCTCCCCGGGCGTGCCGGTGTGGCGGAATTGGTAGACGCACTCGACTCAAAATCGAACGGGAAACCGTAGGGGTTCGAGTCCCCTCACCGGCACCAAATTAGAGCGCCTCGTCCTTGGACGGGGCGCTCGCTTTTATCGAGGAGAGGAAAAGAAAATCAGGCAGGCTGATTGCCGCTACAGATTGAGCCGAAGGATCTTCGGCTCAGGTCATGAGGGTCAGAGAATCCGAAGGCGACTGTTAGGTTTGAAAAGCCTTCCTCTGTGCCCTTTTTCATGGTCTGGGAAGTCACGTCATGTGGATAGTGCAGTTTGGGCAGCGCGCTTAGCAAGCAGGTGTGTAGCTACATGCGCCGCAAGAGGACGGCCGGGCAGGAAGCCTTGCGCGCTCATTACGCCTGTATCTTGCAGGGCTTTCCGAAAATGCTGCTCGCGTCTGGCTTCAAGGGCAGCCTTGTCCTTGCACCAGCTGAATGTGGTTGCTTCGGCAGACTTCCTCTGGCAACAGAGCTCATTTGTCTGGCACTCCTGACCCTTTATGGTCGGCTGATATGCTTTTCAAACACCAAGGCAGATCACTTCAAGAATTGTGTGCACCAAAATTCAGTCCGCTTGAGAAAATTATCAGTGACGACAGCAATTCCTGGCGTGACACGCTACGCCGGCGCTTCGGGTCTTCTGATATGCAGCCCGCGCCAATGGTCTTCAGCAGATCGTGGTTTGTCTGGCTGCCGTGTATAGTGGAAAGCTGTATGGTGCCCCGTGAGAAGTCAAACGGGCAAGCCGGAGGCATAGCTTACCGGTAGCGCCGAAGAGGTTCCCATGATCCTGAATCTATTTATTGTTCTGTTCGCCTTGATCTGCCTGGCACTGGTGTTTTTCGTATTGCTTCAGGTGCCCAAACAGGCTGGTCTGTCCGCCAGTATGGCGTCCGGCGGCTCCCTATTGGGGGGGCGGGGAGTGGAAGGCGGCCTTATTCGGGTCACGAGTGTACTGGGAGGCTTCTTCATGCTACTTGCACTCCTGATCTCCTTTATTTCTCGCTGAGACCACCTTATTCTGTGTTGCCCGGCTCATCGTGGAGCCGGGCAGTCGTCATATCTGGAGCTGACAAACATAGGATCGGCAACAAACCAATCCACAATTGTAGTACCTAACACCGTAAGCATGGTCAGATCGTAAGAGCAACCCTTGACCAAACCTAGGCCAATTCATATAGTGACCACGCTGGAAACTCAGAAATCCCTCTCGTGTAGACCCCTTGGCTGGCATCTGCTGCCTTTGGCTATACACGGTCCAGTCTTATAGGAGACTCCATGAAAAAAGCCCTGCTTCTTGCGCTGGCCATGACCGCCAGCACCTCGCTCGCAGCACCCTTTGTGTGGCCCGCCGCCTGGACCGCTGAGCAGAACACCGCTCCAAAGCGCGGTGGCGAATACCGCAACTACAACCTGACTGATTACAAGACGCTGAACCCTTTTACGAGCGTTGAAGCTAACAGCCTGCCCCTCCGCATGGGCTACGGCACGGGTCTGTTCTTCCAGGATCCCCGCAACGACGAATTCATTCCCTATATGGCCGATGGCAAGCCTGTTGTCAGCAACAATAACAAGCGCTTTGTGGTCAAGATCCGTCAGGGCATGAAATTCAGTGATGGTCAGGCCATCACCGCCGACGACTGGGTCAGCACCATGACGATCCACAAGGATGACAAGGTCGGCAGCAACAGCTTCGACAGCTTCTTCCTGAACAAGAAGCCCATCACCATCAAGAAGATTGACACTTACACCCTGCAGTTTGACTTCCCTCAGCCCAGCTCTCAGGCTTACAGCCGCATGGCCTTCACCCCCTGGCCTGACCACGTCTTCGGCAAGACCTACCGTGCCGGCGGCGCTGAGGCCATCAAGAAGATGTGGACCCTGGGCACCAACCCCAGCGAGATCGTGAGCCCTGGCGCTTGGGTCCTGGAATCGCTGCGTGCTGGTGAGCGTGCTGTCCTGAAGAAGAACCCACACTGGGGTGACTGGAACCAGGACAGCCGTGGCAACGAGCTGCCCTACCTGGACCGTACCTCCTACCGTATCGTAGGCGACGCGAACGCGGCGCTCGCCGCTTACCTGTCCGGCCAGATCGATACCGTCGCCGTGCGTAACGCCGACGACCTGGCCCAGATCAAGAAGGCCATGGACGCAGGCAGCCTCAAGGCTTTCCTGAGGCCCAACGTCAGCCCCCAGGCCACCAGCCAGTGGATCGTCTTCAACTGGAACAAGGCCAGTGATCCTGCCAAGCAGAAGCTGTTCCGCGACGTGCGTTTCCGCCGCGCCATGAGCCACCTCGCCAACCGTCAGGCCATGGTTCAGCTCGCTCTGGGTGGTCTGGGCACCGAGACGTACTTCAGCGTGTACCCGATCTTCAAGCAGCAGATGGCCGCTGGCGCCAACGCTCCCAAGTACCCCTTCAACCCCGGTGAAGCCACCAGGCTGCTGGCCCAGATGGGTTACACCAAGAAGAACGCTCAGGGCTTCCTGGTCGACAAGGCTGGTAAGGTCCTGGAGTTCAACCTCAGCACCAACGCCGGCAACACCGTGCGTGAGCAGCTCGGCCGTATTTTTGCCGACGAAGCCAAGAAGGTCGGCGTGAAGGTTAACTTCACCCCCATTGACTTCAACAACCTCGTTAACCAGCTGACCGCCAAGGGCGAGAACCGTCCCTTCGACGCCATCCTGCTGGGTCTGTCCGGTGGCAGCAACATCTGGAGCTTCGGCAGCAACGTCGTTCCCTGCGGTACCAACCTGCACAGCTACAACAACCCGACTAACGGCGCCTGCGCCACCAGCCAGGAACAGCTGATGACCAAGCTGTACTACCAAGGCGACGCCGAGTTTGACGACGCCAAGCGCCGCGCCATCGGTGGCCGCATCATGCAGGCCGAAGGCGAGCTGCAGCCTGTGATCTACCTGGTCGGCGGTAACTACCACGCCACCTGGAACGAGCGCGTCGGCGGTGAGCGCCCGGCAGCCCACCTGGACGCGTACTACGGCGACCGCGAACTGGCCCTGACCTTTATCAAGTAACCCCGCCACACCTTCAGGAGGGGTGGCCTGCGAAAGCGGGCTGCCCCCCCAACCATGTGAGCCCGGTTCTTTCGTCACCTCTCAGAGGTACCTAGCATGATCCCATTCATCCTGCGGCGGGTGGTCCAGGCCGTCCCCACACTCTTTCTCTCCAGCCTGCTGATCTTTTTTGTCATTCAGCTGGCTCCTGGTGACTTTCTGACACCAGCACGGCTCAACCCGAACATTGCCCCTGAGCAACTCGAAGCGCTCTCCCGAAACTTCGGCCTGGACCGCCCGCTGTGGCAGCAGTACCTGGTATGGATGCGCAACATGGCCACCGGCGACTTTGGGCTGTCGTTCCAGTACCAGCAGCCAGTACTTAACATCGTCTGGCCGCGCATCGTGAATTCTCTCTACCTTGTACTCCTGTATCTTGTCCTGTTTTATGTCATTGCCATACCGCTCGGCGTGTACGGCGCAGTGCGTCAGAATTCCTTCGGGGACCGCAGCACCGGAGTCGTGCTGTATTTCCTCCTGGGTTTTCCCAGCTTCTTTCTGGCACTGCTCGTGATCTACTTCATCCTTCAGGTCAGGCATGCCACGGGCCTGGATATTCCTATTGGTGGAATGACCAGCGACAATCACAACACGTTGTCGGCCCTGGGTAAGGTCTGGGATATCCTGAAGCACATTCTGATCCCGGCCACGGTCCTTGCCGTGTCGGACGCCGCTGGCCTTACCCGCGTGATTCGTGGTCAGATGCTTGAGGTGCAGCGTGCGGACTATGTCAGGACCGCCCTGGCTAAGGGAGTGACTGAACGCGTTGCGATCTGGAAACACACCTTCCGCAATGCCATCCTGCCTATTGTCGCTGGCATCGGCGGTCTCCTTCCCAGCCTGTTTGCTGGTGCGGGCTTTGCTGAAGTGGTGTTCGCTTACCCTGGCATCACGCCCATGCTTCTCTCTGCCATCAATACCCAGGATCTGTATGTCATTGCTGGATTTACCATGATCACAACCGTTCTGCTGATTATCGGGAATGCCCTGAGCGATCTGCTGCTTGCAGTAGTAGACCCGCGCGTGAAGGTAGGCTGAGGAGACCGCTATGACGACTGTTCCCTCAAATGTTCCTGCTGTCCGCTCCAATAAGGCTCAGTCCCAGTTCGGGGTGGCCTGGAGGCAGTTCCGGAAAAACCGTCTGGCCCAGATCGGCGGCTTCCTGCTTACCTTGATGTATCTGCTGGCAGTGTTTGCGCCTGTGGTGGCTCCGGATGGCCTCTCTACGTATTCCACGTCAAACATCACCCGTTACCATCCTCCAACTCCCGTTCATATTCGTGACCCTGAAAGCGGAGCCTTTGGGCGGCCTTTCGTGTATAAGTACACGCAACAGCTCAACATGGATACCTTCGTGAACGAGTACAAGCCGTCGGCTGAGAAATGCCCGATCTTTTTCGGTGTTCGCGGCGACAGCTACCGCATTCTCGGCCTGATTCCCGGAAACATTCACCTGTTTGGTACCGGCCAGGAGAATCCGGATTGCAACGTCTACCTGTTTGGGGGCGAAGCTCTGGGGCGTGACCTGTTTACGCGGACCATGTATGCCTCGCAGATCAGCCTTACGATCGGTGTGGGCGCTGTATTGATCAGCACCCTCATCGGACTTGCGATGGGATCAGCGGCGGCCTTCTTCGGCGGCTTTGTGGATACCGTGGTGATGCGCCTTGTGGAAGTGATCGCGGCGATTCCCTACCTGTTCCTGCTGATCTTGCTGCGCTCCGTCTTTCCCCAGGACATCAATCCGATTCTGGCGCTGTACATGATTCTGGGTCTGCTGGCTTTTATCAGCTGGGGTGGTCTGGCCCGCGCGGTTCGTGGCCAGCTGATGAGCGTACGGGAACAGGACTTTGTTTCTGCGGCTCAGGCCCTGGGGGCAAGTAACGGACGCATCATGTGGCGGCACATGCTCCCTACAATGACCACGTTCGTCATTGTTGGACTGAGTCTGTCCATTCCGGGAGCCATCCTGACGGAATCGGGATTGAGCTTCCTGGGAATCGGGGCCGTCGAGCCCTACGTGTCCTGGGGCAGCCTGCTCGCTCAGGCTCAGGAAGGCGGTCTGGCCAGCATCAATCAACGTCCGTGGGTGCTGATTCCCGGCTTCTTCATCGTATTTACGGTGATGTGCTTTCAGCTTCTGGGCGACGGGCTGCGTGACGCCTTCGACCCCCGCAAGCGTCAGTGAGGCGTAACAGGGTCACGCTCTCGTCAGCCTGTATGATGCAGGGCGTGTCCCACAATGAGCAGCAGATGGAGGAAGAATGACCCATCAGGGTGAAGTATTGCTGGCGGTGAACGGCCTGAAAACGTATTTCTACACCGACGACGGTGTAGTCAAAAGCGTTGACGGCGTCACCTTCCATATCAACAAAGGCGAAACGCTGGCCGTTGTGGGCGAATCGGGTTCAGGCAAGAGCGTGACCAGTCTGTCGATCATGCGCCTGATTCCTATGCCACCCGGCAAGATTGTCGAAGGCGAGATTCTGTTTACCGACAAAAGCGGTACGCAGAAGAACCTGGTAAACATCAGTGAAGCTGAGATGCGCCAGATCCGTGGCAATGACATCAGCATGATTTTCCAGGAGCCGATGACCAGCCTCAACCCGGTCTACACCATCGGTGATCAGATTGCCGAGGCGGTGATCCTGCACCAGAACAAAAACAAGAAAGAAGCTCTGGGCGTGGCCACCGATATGTTGCGTCTGGTCGGTATTCCTGCCCCCGAAAAACGGGTTCACGAGTACCCGCACCAGATGTCCGGGGGCATGCGTCAGCGTGTGATGATCGCCATGGCACTGTCTTGTAACCCGGCTCTGCTGATTGCTGACGAGCCGACCACCGCGCTGGACGTGACCATTCAGGCGCAGATCCTGGACCTGATGCGCAAGCTGCAGCGCGAGATCGGTATGAGCATCCTGTTCATCACCCATAACCTGGGCGTGGTGGCGGAGATGGCGGACCGCGTCGTCGTGATGTACGGCGGCCGTGTGGTGGAAGAAGGCGACGTGGTCGAGATTTTCAAAGCCCCGCGCCATCCTTACACCATGGGCCTGCTGAACAGCATTCCGCGTCCCAGCGATCACGAGTATGTGCCCGGCGCGCCCAAGGGCCGCCTGGAAGCTATCCCTGGCAACGTTCCCAACCCCCTGAATCTGCCGCCGGGCTGCTCTTTCGAGCCGCGCTGCAAGTTCGCTATTCCTGAGTGCAGTGCAGCTGTGCCGCCCCTGGAGGACACCGGGCACGGGCACACTGCCCGTTGCATTCGCTGGCGCGAATTCGAGAAGGTTCAGACGGAGGTCACCGCATGACTGCTACCCCTTTGAGCCCAAGCGTGGCCCGTGACCGCAGCGCCATGGCAGCGACTGGACAGACGCTGCTGGATGTCCAGCACCTGGAGAAGTACTTCCCGATCCGCGGCGGCCTGATGTCGCGGGTGGTCGGCAACGTCAAGGCCGTCAACGACATCAGCTTCAAGGTCGGTCGCGGCGAAGTGGTCGGCCTGGTCGGTGAGTCCGGGTCGGGCAAAACCACCGCTGGCCGCGCCATTCTGCGTCTGGTTGAGCCGACCGGCGGACAGGTCATCTTCAACGGCACCGACATCACCAAGCTCTCCAAAGGGCAGATGCGCGACTACCGCCGTGAGATGCAGATCATTTTCCAGGACCCGTTTGCCAGCCTGAACCCCCGAATGACGGTCAGTGACATCATCGGTGAGGCCATGCAGATCCACAACCTGCACCCGGGACGCGAGCGTATCGACCGCATCGCCGAGTTGCTGCAGCGCGTCGGTCTGCGCCCCGAGCACATGGGCCGCTACCCGCACGAGTTCTCCGGAGGTCAGCGTCAGCGTATCGGTATTGCGCGCGCGCTGGCCGTTGACCCCAGCTTTATCGTGGCAGACGAGCCGGTTTCGGCACTGGACGTTTCGATTCAGGCGCAGGTGGTCAACCTGATTCAGGACCTGCAGGAAGAACTGGGCCTGACCGTGCTGTTTATTGCCCACGACCTGCACGTTGTGGAGTACATCTGCGACCGCATGATCGTGATGTACCTGGGCCGCATCATGGAGATTGCGCCCAGCCGCGAGCTCAACCGCAATCCCAAGCACCCTTACACCGAGGCCCTGCTGTCGGCGGCGCCGGTGCCTGATCCCACGATCAAGCGTCAGCGCATCATCCTGGAAGGCGACATTCCCAGCCCGATCAATCCGCCTTCGGGTTGCGTGTTCCGGACCCGCTGCCGCTATGCCATTGCCGACTGCGCCAACATCGTTCCGGAGCTGCGTGAGGTCGCGCCCGATCACTTCAAAGCCTGCATCCGCGACGATATTCTCTGATCGTTCCTGCACCATGAGAACCGTCCATACGAGCGTATGGGCGGTTTTCTTTGGTGACTAACTGTTGATTCAAATGGTCATCTTCTCACACTTCATCAGGGGACGTGGCGCAAGCTGACTTTATGCGACACCTACTATCACTTGCTGCTGCCCTGAGCCTTGGAGGTGCTGTGGCTACTGATCTGCGCGTCTACCCCAGCTTCACGGAAGTGCGGGAACCAGTGACCGCTTCGGGCACAACTCTAAGCGTCGCTCTGCCGCAGGAAGCCTGGGCAGGAGTCATCCCCGGGAGCCTGGACCTGGAGGGTCTGGCCTTTATCAGTGCCCTTCAGAACCTGGAACCCAACTGGTTGGCCACCCTGGAAGGCAAAACCGTGTATCTCATGCGTGAAGGAAATCGCACCGAGCCGGTCACACTGATCCGGGCCCGCGATCTGCTGGTGCGGGATAGTGCTGGCCGCTACTTCACGGTGCAATTCAACCAGTTGCAGTTTGACGTTCTGCCTCCCAGCAATCCACTCAGCCCGTCACAGAGCCTGGTCTTCAACCTTGCAAAGGCAGGCAGCGGCACGCTGAGCTACCTGACGCGCAGCGTGAGCTGGCAACCTCGTTACACCCTGAAGGCCAGCGACGCCGGAGCTCAGCTTGCGGCTCTGGCCGATATCCGCAACGGTACAGACCTGCCCTACGAGGTGAAAAACACTGAACTCTACGCCGGAGACGTCAATGTGCAGGGCGGGGGATACCCTCCCCCTGCTCCGATGATGCAGAGCGAAGCTATGGATTCTGCTGCTCGGGTCACGTCTGCCCCCAAAATCGTCAGCAGTGGGGATCTGCGCGGTCTGTATAAATACACTTTGTCCACCGCTTTCAGGCTGCCTGCCAACAGTGTGGTCACGCTGCCCTTCCTGAACCCTAAACTGACCAGCTTCGACCGTTACGTTGGCCTCAACACCTTTTTTAGTCCAGAGGCACAGGAAGGAACGCTAAGCCGCTTTTACCGTTTTAAGGCAGATGACCGGCTTCCAGGGGGACCTATCACTGTTCGGGAAGAGGGACGTATCGTTGGTCAGACGAACATTGGTGAGACCCGTAAAGGCGGTATGGTGGAATTTACCCTCGGTCAGGACCCTGACGTGGCCTACACCCGCACTGTGCAGACCCTTAACCAGGCCCGCGACGCCAAGGGCAATGTCAACCGCACGACTTACAAGGTCACTTACCTGCTGGAGAGCAGCAAGACCCGCTCCGTGCGTGCTGAGATTACGGAACGTGTTGGTGGACGGCGGATCATCATCGACAGTCTTCCTCCCGCCCAGAATCAGGGGATAGCCACGCTGAAGGTGGATATTCCTGCCGGAGG is a window of Deinococcus deserti VCD115 DNA encoding:
- the secG gene encoding preprotein translocase subunit SecG, translated to MILNLFIVLFALICLALVFFVLLQVPKQAGLSASMASGGSLLGGRGVEGGLIRVTSVLGGFFMLLALLISFISR
- the purD gene encoding phosphoribosylamine--glycine ligase, which gives rise to MRVLVIGGGGREHAIVAACTRHGHEVLCTPANPGIARQARVLHSPQDAASLARLAQQEAVDLVIVGPEAYLAAGVVDACTALGIPAFGPTQAASRLEGDKAWSKAFMARHGIPTAQHLTFDNLEDALAHVRGLRTPIVVKDAGLKAGKGVTIAHSHEEAGAALRDIFSEAGAKAVIEDFMTGQEVTILALTDGVRYALTPPSQDHKTIYEGDTGPMTGGMGVICPFPVPDDALSLIRETIIIPTLRGMEAEGVPFRGVLYAGLMLTPQGPKVVEFNARFGDPEAEAVLPLLASDLAQHALEAAQGRLDPDAVQFQRGASAVVILAAPGYPAEPVRDIPITLPPEPSGTAIFHAGTRQDGEVLRSNGGRVLAVTATATTLQEALSGAYSLADQIDFPGAQMRRDIGHRIGLAPGAEV
- a CDS encoding ABC transporter permease codes for the protein MTTVPSNVPAVRSNKAQSQFGVAWRQFRKNRLAQIGGFLLTLMYLLAVFAPVVAPDGLSTYSTSNITRYHPPTPVHIRDPESGAFGRPFVYKYTQQLNMDTFVNEYKPSAEKCPIFFGVRGDSYRILGLIPGNIHLFGTGQENPDCNVYLFGGEALGRDLFTRTMYASQISLTIGVGAVLISTLIGLAMGSAAAFFGGFVDTVVMRLVEVIAAIPYLFLLILLRSVFPQDINPILALYMILGLLAFISWGGLARAVRGQLMSVREQDFVSAAQALGASNGRIMWRHMLPTMTTFVIVGLSLSIPGAILTESGLSFLGIGAVEPYVSWGSLLAQAQEGGLASINQRPWVLIPGFFIVFTVMCFQLLGDGLRDAFDPRKRQ
- a CDS encoding ABC transporter permease, with the protein product MIPFILRRVVQAVPTLFLSSLLIFFVIQLAPGDFLTPARLNPNIAPEQLEALSRNFGLDRPLWQQYLVWMRNMATGDFGLSFQYQQPVLNIVWPRIVNSLYLVLLYLVLFYVIAIPLGVYGAVRQNSFGDRSTGVVLYFLLGFPSFFLALLVIYFILQVRHATGLDIPIGGMTSDNHNTLSALGKVWDILKHILIPATVLAVSDAAGLTRVIRGQMLEVQRADYVRTALAKGVTERVAIWKHTFRNAILPIVAGIGGLLPSLFAGAGFAEVVFAYPGITPMLLSAINTQDLYVIAGFTMITTVLLIIGNALSDLLLAVVDPRVKVG
- a CDS encoding ABC transporter ATP-binding protein, giving the protein MTHQGEVLLAVNGLKTYFYTDDGVVKSVDGVTFHINKGETLAVVGESGSGKSVTSLSIMRLIPMPPGKIVEGEILFTDKSGTQKNLVNISEAEMRQIRGNDISMIFQEPMTSLNPVYTIGDQIAEAVILHQNKNKKEALGVATDMLRLVGIPAPEKRVHEYPHQMSGGMRQRVMIAMALSCNPALLIADEPTTALDVTIQAQILDLMRKLQREIGMSILFITHNLGVVAEMADRVVVMYGGRVVEEGDVVEIFKAPRHPYTMGLLNSIPRPSDHEYVPGAPKGRLEAIPGNVPNPLNLPPGCSFEPRCKFAIPECSAAVPPLEDTGHGHTARCIRWREFEKVQTEVTA
- a CDS encoding ABC transporter substrate-binding protein, encoding MKKALLLALAMTASTSLAAPFVWPAAWTAEQNTAPKRGGEYRNYNLTDYKTLNPFTSVEANSLPLRMGYGTGLFFQDPRNDEFIPYMADGKPVVSNNNKRFVVKIRQGMKFSDGQAITADDWVSTMTIHKDDKVGSNSFDSFFLNKKPITIKKIDTYTLQFDFPQPSSQAYSRMAFTPWPDHVFGKTYRAGGAEAIKKMWTLGTNPSEIVSPGAWVLESLRAGERAVLKKNPHWGDWNQDSRGNELPYLDRTSYRIVGDANAALAAYLSGQIDTVAVRNADDLAQIKKAMDAGSLKAFLRPNVSPQATSQWIVFNWNKASDPAKQKLFRDVRFRRAMSHLANRQAMVQLALGGLGTETYFSVYPIFKQQMAAGANAPKYPFNPGEATRLLAQMGYTKKNAQGFLVDKAGKVLEFNLSTNAGNTVREQLGRIFADEAKKVGVKVNFTPIDFNNLVNQLTAKGENRPFDAILLGLSGGSNIWSFGSNVVPCGTNLHSYNNPTNGACATSQEQLMTKLYYQGDAEFDDAKRRAIGGRIMQAEGELQPVIYLVGGNYHATWNERVGGERPAAHLDAYYGDRELALTFIK
- a CDS encoding MBL fold metallo-hydrolase → MNGPQLIDLHFQETPGVIAAHVLDTGDGLALVDPGPGSTLDALEAGLNTLGAELSDVRHVLLTHIHFDHAGAAGTVLARVPRARVYVHGRGAGHLVSPERLVASATQIYGDQMDRLWGVMQPVDQDRLTPLEDGQTLRLGRAEARVLYTPGHAVHHVAYHIGDDLFVGDVGGVRLDPRQTPRAPTPPPDIQLDDWKQSISTLRVLDARTLQLTHFGAHPQEAAHWDGLLNNMELDASRIREGMERGQSFEAISEEYTEVLMAELAAEGIHLPARYEFACPPWMSVQGLMRYWQRQSVRSGRGDA
- a CDS encoding RNHCP domain-containing protein — translated: MVQGTNNAFACGHCGAEVQPLQNGSVRNHCPECLHSKHVDINPGDRASTCHGLMQPVAVEQSGKKGWLIVHQCVRCGFTGRNKAALDDPQQPDSWDAMIRLSARPPI